In a single window of the Streptomyces sp. NBC_00285 genome:
- a CDS encoding serine/threonine-protein kinase: MSDVGGSTDPKGLLVGGRYRLVERIGSGGMGTVWRARDELVGREVAVKQPRLPGEPEDEAHRRAAHRLHREARAAARVEHPCAVTIHDVVVEEQDGEGGLPWIVMELVRGESLHEALRRGPLGPSEAARIGLAVLGALRAAHSVGIVHRDVKPANVLLGPHGRVVLTDFGIAQVQGEESLTASGEFVGSLEYVAPERMSGTNAGPPSDLWSLGALLYAAVDGRAPFRRTTPEATLAAILTEDPPEPEHTGPLTELIAGLLARKPEQRPGAEEVARVLAKVSGDTGPDVNDTVAEAGLDAGGAEAGLDAGGAEAGLDAGGAGAGAEPDASRTEAPAQAQARPVAVPEDVPPTPAPEEALTAPLTAPAPTAAPTPRSRPRALLRLAVGPVGILLAGGIWLGTSFADGTAGGQGGWVAHREENADAVLYLPRQYHWMYLTGEAADSVRQNIYGGGDSGIRIRLTEFDKAPGSPLDEARDAALGWEGHQRTTGQYTPTSFHGAQAALSDVTYDPRDRPTRVMQLIVRTDDDRMYQLRVDMPKGTPEEKKGTALFKGARDRLEIGRM, translated from the coding sequence ATGAGTGATGTCGGGGGCTCCACGGACCCCAAGGGCCTTCTGGTCGGCGGGCGTTACCGCCTCGTCGAGCGCATCGGTTCCGGCGGGATGGGGACCGTGTGGCGGGCCAGGGACGAGCTGGTGGGTCGTGAAGTCGCCGTCAAACAGCCGCGGTTGCCCGGCGAGCCGGAGGACGAGGCACATCGGCGGGCCGCGCACCGGCTGCACCGCGAGGCACGCGCCGCCGCCCGGGTCGAGCATCCCTGCGCCGTGACCATCCACGACGTGGTGGTCGAGGAACAGGACGGCGAGGGCGGACTCCCCTGGATCGTCATGGAGTTGGTCCGGGGCGAGTCGTTGCACGAGGCGTTGCGGCGCGGGCCGCTCGGTCCCTCCGAGGCCGCCCGCATCGGCCTCGCCGTCCTCGGGGCCCTGCGCGCCGCGCACTCCGTCGGAATCGTGCACCGGGACGTCAAGCCCGCCAACGTCCTGCTCGGCCCGCACGGCCGCGTCGTCCTCACCGACTTCGGCATCGCCCAGGTGCAGGGCGAGGAATCCCTCACCGCTAGCGGGGAGTTCGTCGGCTCCCTGGAGTACGTCGCCCCCGAGCGCATGTCCGGCACGAACGCCGGGCCCCCCTCCGACCTGTGGTCCCTGGGCGCGCTCCTGTACGCCGCCGTCGACGGCCGGGCCCCCTTCCGCCGTACGACCCCGGAGGCGACCCTCGCCGCGATCCTCACCGAGGACCCACCGGAGCCGGAACACACAGGCCCGCTCACCGAGTTGATCGCCGGCCTGCTGGCGAGGAAACCGGAACAGCGGCCGGGGGCGGAGGAGGTCGCGCGGGTACTGGCGAAGGTGTCGGGCGACACCGGGCCGGACGTGAACGACACCGTCGCCGAGGCCGGGTTGGACGCCGGCGGTGCCGAGGCCGGGTTGGACGCCGGCGGTGCCGAGGCCGGGTTGGACGCCGGCGGTGCTGGGGCCGGAGCCGAACCTGACGCGAGCCGTACCGAGGCCCCCGCACAGGCGCAGGCTCGCCCCGTCGCCGTACCGGAAGACGTTCCCCCCACCCCCGCACCGGAGGAAGCCCTCACAGCCCCCCTCACGGCCCCGGCCCCGACCGCCGCCCCCACCCCCCGATCCCGCCCCCGCGCCCTCCTCCGCCTGGCCGTCGGCCCGGTCGGGATCCTGCTCGCCGGTGGGATATGGCTCGGTACCTCGTTCGCCGACGGGACCGCGGGCGGGCAGGGCGGCTGGGTCGCGCACCGGGAGGAGAACGCGGACGCCGTCCTCTACCTCCCCCGGCAGTACCACTGGATGTACCTCACCGGCGAGGCGGCGGACTCCGTCCGCCAGAACATCTACGGCGGCGGGGACAGCGGCATCCGGATCCGCCTCACCGAGTTCGACAAGGCACCTGGTTCCCCGCTGGACGAGGCCCGTGACGCCGCGCTCGGCTGGGAGGGGCACCAGCGGACCACCGGCCAGTACACCCCCACGTCCTTCCATGGCGCCCAAGCCGCTCTCTCCGACGTCACCTACGACCCGCGTGACCGGCCGACCCGGGTGATGCAGCTGATCGTCCGCACCGACGACGACCGGATGTACCAGCTGCGCGTCGACATGCCCAAGGGCACTCCCGAGGAGAAGAAGGGCACCGCGCTCTTCAAGGGCGCCCGTGACCGGCTGGAGATCGGGAGAATGTGA
- a CDS encoding succinic semialdehyde dehydrogenase encodes MTDAQAPAKTGTNPLAPAPAGARTAADVVTPELVAQLTKGVTGSGRTANHSPLTGEKLADLPESTPADVEKAFETARRAQAVWEQTPVRQRAAVLLRFHDLVLERQAEVLDLIQLETGKARLHAHEEVQAVAVAARHYGRKAPAYLKPKRHAGAMPTLTRVTELRHARGVVGQIAPWNYPLELSVGDALPAFVAGNAVVMKPDTETCLTALWARDILVEAGLPADVFQVVLGEGPVVGPEVVRHADYVSFTGSTRTGREVAQGAAARLVGVTLELGGKNAMLVLEDADIEKAAAGAVRACFSSAGQLCVSIERLYVHESVADAFLDRFAARTKAMRLGTSLAYGADMGSLAGERQLESVTRHVDEAVAKGARLVAGGVARPDIGPYFFEPTILDGVTEPMSVCSEETFGPVVSIYRFTTDDEAVALANSTPYGLNSSVWTKDGARGRAVAARVRCGTVNVNEGYAAAYGSVQSPMGGMKDSGLGRRHGSEGILKFTEAQTVAQQRLLPLAPSLGMDDEKYAQFMTRSLRLMKAFRFK; translated from the coding sequence ATGACGGACGCGCAGGCCCCGGCCAAGACCGGCACGAACCCCCTAGCCCCCGCCCCGGCGGGCGCCCGTACCGCCGCCGACGTGGTCACCCCGGAGCTGGTCGCCCAGCTCACCAAGGGAGTGACCGGTTCCGGCCGTACCGCCAACCACTCACCCCTCACCGGGGAGAAGCTGGCCGATCTGCCCGAGTCGACGCCGGCGGACGTGGAGAAGGCCTTCGAGACGGCCCGCAGGGCCCAGGCGGTGTGGGAGCAGACCCCCGTACGGCAGCGTGCGGCCGTACTGCTCCGCTTCCACGACCTGGTCCTCGAACGCCAGGCCGAGGTCCTCGACCTCATCCAGCTGGAGACCGGCAAGGCCCGTCTGCACGCCCACGAGGAGGTCCAGGCCGTCGCGGTCGCCGCCCGGCACTACGGCCGCAAGGCCCCCGCCTATCTGAAGCCCAAGCGGCACGCCGGTGCCATGCCCACGCTCACGCGCGTCACCGAACTGCGTCACGCGCGCGGAGTCGTCGGCCAGATCGCCCCCTGGAACTACCCCCTCGAACTGTCCGTCGGTGACGCGCTCCCCGCCTTCGTCGCGGGCAACGCCGTCGTCATGAAGCCGGACACGGAGACCTGTCTGACCGCCCTGTGGGCCCGCGACATCCTCGTCGAGGCCGGTCTGCCCGCCGACGTCTTCCAGGTCGTCCTCGGCGAGGGCCCCGTCGTGGGCCCCGAGGTCGTCCGGCACGCCGACTACGTCTCCTTCACCGGCTCCACCCGCACCGGCCGCGAGGTCGCCCAGGGAGCCGCCGCCCGCCTGGTCGGCGTCACCCTCGAACTCGGCGGCAAGAACGCCATGCTGGTGCTGGAGGACGCCGACATCGAGAAGGCGGCCGCCGGAGCCGTCCGCGCCTGCTTCAGCTCCGCAGGCCAACTCTGCGTCTCCATCGAGCGGTTGTACGTCCACGAGTCCGTCGCCGACGCCTTCCTGGACCGCTTCGCCGCCCGTACGAAGGCGATGCGGCTCGGCACATCCCTGGCCTACGGCGCCGACATGGGCTCGCTGGCGGGGGAGCGGCAGTTGGAGAGCGTCACCCGGCACGTCGACGAAGCCGTCGCCAAGGGGGCCAGGCTCGTCGCCGGTGGTGTCGCGCGCCCCGACATCGGCCCGTACTTCTTCGAGCCGACGATCCTGGACGGTGTCACCGAGCCCATGTCGGTCTGCTCCGAGGAGACCTTCGGCCCGGTCGTCTCGATCTACCGCTTCACGACGGACGACGAGGCGGTGGCTCTGGCCAACTCCACGCCATACGGGCTGAATTCCTCGGTCTGGACGAAGGACGGCGCCCGTGGCCGCGCCGTCGCCGCCCGTGTGCGCTGCGGCACGGTCAACGTCAACGAGGGCTACGCGGCCGCGTACGGCAGCGTCCAGTCGCCCATGGGCGGCATGAAGGACTCCGGCCTCGGCCGCCGCCACGGCTCCGAGGGCATCCTCAAGTTCACCGAGGCCCAGACGGTCGCCCAGCAGCGGCTGCTCCCGCTGGCCCCCTCGCTGGGCATGGACGACGAGAAGTACGCGCAGTTCATGACCCGGAGCCTGCGCCTGATGAAGGCCTTCCGGTTCAAGTAG
- a CDS encoding serine/threonine-protein kinase produces the protein MGTEGDTFRVIAGRYRLEARIGRGGMGVVWRATDQLLGRQVAVKEIPLDETLSAEDARLQRDRTLREAGAVARLRHPHVIVVHDVVEQDERPYIVMELIDGGSLADRISAQGPVDAAEAARIGADLLSALHAAHTAGVLHRDIKPANVLVESGTGRIVLTDFGIAQVAGATTLTETGSFVGSPEYTAPERMSGAATGPEADLWSLGALLCTVLSGESPFRRDSLGGILHAVVIDEIRPPTQAAPLLPVVRGLLERDPGRRLDAVEAERMLRAFRETGRTPPRRAPERSYTPTQRDVPLRRSAARRESSPGRSPAPERSGSGGSAGQARSGRRVLMAGLLVAAVAGAGVSAALLMDRGDGGGRTTTSSSAPATPTGGSAPVTSTEASGPGTPTGASSRPPAAPLPSAPSGYRVAEEPAGFALAVPDGFTRQVQGKRVFYLSPGEVFRLGIKVTAPEVGGPLEVMRRAAAKGPGTNPGYRAGRVTSTTHRGHPAALWEFTWDGFSAAEGARHTYDLCWEEDGRLYDVWVSAPVGKVREAKEYFDVALDTFVRT, from the coding sequence ATGGGGACCGAGGGGGACACCTTCCGTGTGATCGCGGGCCGATACCGCCTGGAGGCGAGGATCGGGCGCGGCGGCATGGGCGTGGTCTGGCGGGCGACCGACCAGCTGCTCGGCAGGCAGGTGGCCGTCAAGGAGATCCCGCTCGACGAGACGCTCTCCGCCGAGGATGCCCGGCTCCAGCGCGACCGCACCCTGCGCGAGGCCGGTGCCGTCGCCCGGCTGCGGCATCCGCACGTCATCGTGGTCCACGACGTCGTCGAGCAGGACGAACGGCCTTACATCGTCATGGAGTTGATCGACGGCGGCTCCCTCGCCGACCGGATCTCCGCGCAGGGTCCGGTGGATGCCGCGGAGGCCGCCCGGATCGGCGCCGACCTGCTGAGCGCGCTGCACGCCGCGCACACGGCCGGGGTCCTGCACCGGGACATCAAACCCGCCAACGTCCTCGTCGAGTCCGGCACCGGCCGGATCGTCCTCACCGACTTCGGCATCGCCCAGGTCGCGGGCGCCACCACGCTCACCGAGACCGGCTCCTTCGTCGGCTCGCCCGAGTACACGGCGCCCGAGCGGATGTCCGGCGCCGCGACCGGCCCGGAGGCCGACCTCTGGTCGCTGGGCGCGCTGCTGTGCACGGTCCTGAGCGGCGAATCGCCGTTCCGCCGCGACTCGTTGGGCGGCATCCTGCACGCCGTCGTCATCGACGAGATCCGGCCGCCCACACAGGCCGCGCCGCTCCTTCCCGTCGTACGCGGCCTGCTGGAGAGGGATCCCGGGCGGCGGCTGGACGCCGTGGAGGCCGAGCGGATGCTGCGCGCGTTCCGGGAGACGGGGCGTACGCCGCCGCGCCGGGCGCCCGAGCGGTCGTACACGCCGACCCAGCGGGATGTCCCGCTACGACGGTCCGCGGCGCGGCGGGAGTCCTCGCCAGGGCGGTCCCCGGCGCCGGAACGGTCCGGGAGCGGTGGGTCCGCGGGGCAGGCGCGGTCGGGGCGGCGCGTGCTCATGGCGGGGCTGCTGGTTGCCGCGGTGGCGGGAGCGGGGGTGTCGGCGGCGTTGCTGATGGACCGGGGGGACGGTGGCGGCCGTACGACGACGAGCAGTTCGGCGCCTGCGACACCCACGGGCGGTTCCGCGCCCGTGACGTCCACGGAGGCGTCCGGACCCGGGACTCCCACGGGCGCCTCCTCTCGTCCGCCCGCCGCGCCCCTCCCTTCCGCTCCCTCCGGCTACCGCGTCGCCGAGGAGCCGGCCGGGTTCGCGCTCGCCGTGCCGGACGGGTTCACCCGTCAGGTGCAGGGGAAGCGGGTCTTCTACCTGTCGCCCGGGGAGGTCTTCCGCCTCGGCATCAAGGTCACCGCGCCCGAGGTCGGCGGCCCGCTGGAGGTGATGCGGCGCGCCGCGGCCAAGGGGCCCGGAACCAACCCCGGTTACCGCGCCGGCCGGGTCACCTCGACCACGCACCGCGGACACCCCGCCGCGCTCTGGGAGTTCACCTGGGACGGCTTCAGCGCGGCTGAGGGTGCCCGGCACACCTACGACCTGTGCTGGGAGGAGGACGGGCGGCTGTACGACGTGTGGGTGTCGGCGCCCGTCGGCAAGGTGCGGGAGGCGAAGGAGTACTTCGACGTCGCGTTGGACACCTTCGTGCGGACATAG
- a CDS encoding GMC family oxidoreductase, producing the protein MPQDTYDYDVIVVGSGFGGSVTALRLTEKGYRVGVLEAGRRFTRESLPRNSWDLKNYLWAPKLGMFGIQRIHLLGNVMVLAGAGVGGGSLNYANTLYVPPKPFFEDPQWRDITDWQGELTPYYDQARRMLGVRLNPTMTPSDVHLKSAAERMGVGDTFHMAPVGVFFGDGEDAGGKSRAAPGEQAEDPYFGGAGPARKACIECGECMTGCRHGAKNTLNENYLHLAEKAGAAVHPLTTVVSVTDDSQGGYAVVTLPTDDRRKDRGRTFKARQVVIAAGTYGTQTLLHRMKAGGQLPYISDRLGELTRTNSEALVGAQTDNRRYRRATGEPKVDFTRGVAITSSIHPDENTHVEPVRYGKGSNSMGGLSILQVPYAEGSSRVLAWLRNAARHPLLVARSLSNRRWSEKTIIGLVMQSLDNSLTTYLKPDGVGKGLLTARQGHGAPNPKQIKAAAQSASAIAADINGFAGSNVGELMGTPLTAHFLGGCPIGSSRDSGVIDPYHRLYGHPGISVVDGAAVSANLGVNPSLTITAQAERAMAFWPNKGEEDQRPAQGEAYVRLGAVEPKSPAVPADAFGALKLPFLGMPTVPKKS; encoded by the coding sequence GTGCCACAGGACACCTACGACTACGACGTCATCGTCGTCGGATCGGGCTTCGGCGGCAGCGTCACCGCCCTTCGCCTCACCGAGAAGGGCTACCGCGTAGGTGTCCTGGAAGCCGGCCGCCGCTTCACTCGGGAGTCCCTCCCCAGGAACTCCTGGGACCTGAAGAACTACCTCTGGGCGCCGAAGCTCGGCATGTTCGGCATCCAGCGCATCCATCTGCTCGGCAATGTCATGGTCCTCGCGGGGGCGGGCGTCGGCGGCGGCTCGCTCAACTACGCCAACACCCTCTACGTCCCCCCGAAGCCCTTCTTCGAGGACCCCCAGTGGCGTGACATCACCGACTGGCAGGGGGAGTTGACGCCGTACTACGACCAGGCCCGGCGCATGCTCGGCGTACGGCTCAACCCGACGATGACCCCCTCCGACGTCCACCTCAAGTCCGCCGCCGAGCGGATGGGTGTCGGCGACACCTTCCACATGGCGCCGGTCGGGGTGTTCTTCGGCGACGGCGAGGACGCCGGGGGCAAGAGCAGGGCGGCCCCGGGCGAGCAGGCCGAGGACCCGTACTTCGGCGGCGCGGGCCCCGCCCGCAAGGCCTGCATCGAGTGCGGCGAGTGCATGACCGGCTGCCGGCACGGCGCGAAGAACACCCTCAACGAGAACTACCTCCACCTCGCCGAGAAGGCGGGCGCGGCCGTCCACCCCCTCACCACCGTCGTGTCGGTCACCGACGACTCCCAGGGCGGGTACGCCGTCGTCACCCTCCCCACCGACGACCGCCGCAAGGACAGGGGCCGCACCTTCAAGGCCCGCCAGGTCGTCATCGCCGCCGGCACCTACGGCACCCAGACCCTCCTGCACCGCATGAAGGCGGGCGGTCAACTGCCGTACATCTCGGACCGGTTGGGCGAGCTCACCCGCACCAACTCCGAGGCCCTGGTGGGTGCCCAGACCGACAACCGCCGCTATCGCAGGGCGACCGGTGAGCCGAAGGTCGACTTCACGCGGGGCGTCGCCATCACCTCGTCCATCCACCCGGACGAGAACACCCACGTGGAGCCGGTCCGCTACGGCAAGGGCTCCAACTCGATGGGTGGCCTCTCCATCCTCCAGGTCCCGTACGCGGAGGGCTCGTCGAGGGTGCTGGCCTGGCTGCGGAACGCGGCCCGGCACCCGCTCCTCGTCGCCCGCTCCCTCTCCAACCGTCGCTGGTCGGAGAAGACCATCATCGGTCTGGTGATGCAGTCGCTGGACAACTCCCTGACGACGTACCTGAAACCGGACGGCGTGGGCAAGGGCCTGCTCACCGCACGGCAGGGCCACGGCGCCCCCAACCCCAAGCAGATCAAGGCCGCTGCACAGAGCGCGTCCGCGATCGCCGCCGACATCAACGGGTTCGCCGGGTCCAACGTGGGCGAGCTGATGGGCACCCCGCTCACCGCCCACTTCCTCGGCGGCTGCCCCATCGGCTCCTCCCGCGACAGCGGCGTCATCGACCCGTACCACCGGCTGTACGGCCACCCCGGGATCTCGGTCGTGGACGGCGCCGCGGTCTCCGCCAACCTCGGCGTGAACCCCTCGCTGACGATCACGGCCCAGGCCGAGCGGGCGATGGCGTTCTGGCCCAACAAGGGCGAGGAGGACCAGCGTCCGGCCCAGGGCGAGGCCTACGTCCGTCTCGGCGCGGTCGAGCCGAAGTCACCGGCGGTCCCGGCGGACGCGTTCGGCGCGCTGAAGCTGCCGTTCCTGGGGATGCCGACGGTGCCGAAGAAGTCGTAG
- a CDS encoding serine/threonine-protein kinase, which translates to MQGLLLAGRYRLADPIGKGGMGRVWRAHDEVLHRAVAIKELTAALYVSESDQGVLLARTRAEARAAARINHSAVVTVHDVLDHDGRPWIVMELVEGRSLADAVKEDGRVEAREAARIGLWVLRALRAAHSAGVLHRDVKPGNVLLAQDGRVLLTDFGIAQIEGDTTITRTGEVVGSVDYLAPERVRGADPGPSADLWALGATLYTAVEGRSPFRRTTPLTTMQAVVDEQPDEPRNAGALGPVIAALLHKDPAVRPGAAEAEQMLAEAAEGRRPNAAQAYVPTQHVGSRHEPGAYSGSHSGPNTSVTGTPVSGTGYPSGSGPPHAPGSGPSYPSGSGPTYPHGTGPSYSSGSGPSYPQATGVTSIGPPHQTGTGPVAQSGRRRLRSLALVVALAAIVSAGTAIGLQTWDEGRDKGGTPGSSSAAPSTTPTKSTSGGVPAGWQRRNDPVGFTVYLPKGWKRSVFGTPADGLTQIDYSPDDGRHFIRIAVDTAPDFLDPLAHQRSLQLQIQGLKDYQLVSMVENTYRDRTGARWEYTWTALAKDIPFPGPRRAVEETYISRDGAEYAIYMSSPAKSWPTTSKQFQTVLQSWIEPNS; encoded by the coding sequence ATGCAGGGCCTGCTGCTGGCGGGGCGCTACCGGCTCGCCGACCCGATAGGCAAGGGCGGCATGGGCCGGGTCTGGCGTGCCCACGACGAGGTACTGCACCGGGCCGTGGCGATCAAGGAGTTGACCGCCGCGCTCTACGTTTCCGAGAGCGACCAAGGTGTCCTGCTCGCCCGTACCCGTGCCGAGGCCCGTGCGGCCGCCCGGATCAACCACTCGGCCGTCGTCACCGTGCATGACGTGCTCGATCACGACGGCCGGCCGTGGATCGTGATGGAGCTGGTCGAGGGCCGCTCGCTGGCCGACGCCGTCAAGGAGGACGGCCGGGTCGAGGCACGTGAGGCGGCCCGGATCGGGCTGTGGGTGCTGCGGGCCCTGCGCGCCGCGCACTCCGCCGGGGTACTGCACCGGGACGTGAAGCCCGGCAACGTTCTCCTCGCGCAGGACGGCCGCGTCCTGCTCACCGACTTCGGCATCGCCCAGATCGAGGGCGACACCACCATCACCCGCACCGGAGAAGTCGTCGGTTCGGTGGACTACCTCGCCCCCGAGCGGGTCCGCGGTGCCGACCCCGGCCCGTCCGCCGATCTGTGGGCGCTGGGTGCCACGCTGTACACGGCGGTCGAGGGACGGTCGCCGTTCCGCCGTACGACCCCGCTGACCACCATGCAGGCGGTCGTCGATGAACAGCCCGACGAGCCGCGCAACGCCGGCGCGCTCGGGCCCGTCATCGCCGCCCTGCTGCACAAGGACCCCGCCGTACGGCCCGGAGCGGCCGAGGCCGAGCAGATGCTCGCCGAGGCGGCGGAGGGTCGGCGACCGAACGCGGCCCAGGCATATGTGCCGACGCAACATGTGGGTTCCCGCCATGAGCCGGGGGCGTACAGCGGATCCCACAGTGGGCCGAACACATCGGTCACGGGTACGCCGGTCAGCGGCACGGGGTATCCCTCGGGCTCGGGCCCGCCGCACGCCCCCGGCTCGGGACCCTCGTACCCCTCGGGTTCGGGACCGACGTACCCCCACGGCACGGGACCGTCGTACTCCTCGGGTTCGGGACCGTCGTACCCGCAGGCGACCGGTGTCACGAGCATCGGCCCCCCGCACCAGACCGGCACAGGTCCCGTGGCTCAGTCCGGGCGCCGGCGCCTGCGTTCCCTCGCGCTGGTCGTCGCGCTCGCCGCGATCGTCAGTGCGGGGACCGCGATCGGGCTGCAGACATGGGACGAGGGGCGAGACAAGGGCGGTACGCCGGGCTCGTCGAGTGCCGCGCCCAGCACCACGCCGACGAAGAGCACGAGCGGCGGGGTCCCGGCCGGCTGGCAGCGGCGCAACGATCCCGTGGGCTTCACCGTGTATCTGCCCAAGGGCTGGAAGCGGTCGGTCTTCGGGACCCCCGCCGACGGCCTGACCCAGATCGACTACTCGCCGGACGACGGCAGGCACTTCATCCGGATCGCCGTCGACACCGCGCCGGACTTCCTCGATCCCCTCGCGCACCAGCGCAGCCTGCAACTGCAGATCCAGGGGCTCAAGGACTACCAGCTCGTGAGCATGGTCGAGAACACCTACCGGGACCGCACGGGCGCCCGGTGGGAGTACACCTGGACCGCGCTGGCCAAGGACATCCCCTTCCCCGGGCCGCGCAGGGCCGTGGAGGAGACGTACATATCCCGGGACGGCGCCGAGTACGCGATCTACATGTCGTCGCCCGCGAAGAGCTGGCCGACCACCAGCAAGCAGTTCCAGACCGTGCTCCAGAGCTGGATCGAGCCGAACAGCTGA
- a CDS encoding serine/threonine-protein kinase, with amino-acid sequence MSSSGGVGHEPDETTSYVLQPPRPTSAQVSAPPSHAQPDLQPSERPEPGVGRLIAGRYRLLAKLGHGGMGTVWRAKDETVDREVAVKEPRIPEHLPRREQANAFERMRREARAAARLDHPSVVNVYDVAVVDDRPWIVMELVRGRSLGDALQEGTLGAREAARIGLDVLGALEAAHAAGILHRDVKPDNVLLGRYGRVVLTDFGIAQIEGETSLTDTGGFVGSPEYIAPERVLGQRPGPACDLWSLGVVLYAATEGVSPFRRSNTPATLQSVLNATPAPPASAHGPLADAVNGLLQKDPARRPNAAQVRALLEAAADPPAPEPTQPVRLAQDPPPARGVRLGRKGWLGLGAAVVAAAVGAYLLLADPFAGPLPDGWTKKHTKDVAATLAVPKEYRATLPDRKTDKGHWITYADYSGSIWIGLKLDRRAEDTSHAIAGSAAAEMYADDGKFKESGDYDLSMPEAPKTRPEDQTYQGGKAARNTVTYDTTDSQNPRPRELQLFYYRTSTGDMYTLTVSYPGKGDFTQRGREVARAAIANLDVDKL; translated from the coding sequence ATGAGCAGCAGCGGGGGAGTCGGCCACGAGCCCGACGAGACGACGAGTTACGTTCTGCAACCTCCCAGACCCACGTCGGCCCAGGTGTCGGCCCCGCCGTCGCACGCGCAGCCGGACCTGCAGCCGAGTGAGCGGCCCGAACCGGGCGTCGGCAGGCTGATCGCGGGTCGTTACCGGCTGCTCGCCAAGCTCGGGCACGGTGGCATGGGTACGGTGTGGCGGGCCAAGGACGAGACGGTGGACCGTGAGGTGGCCGTCAAGGAACCCCGCATCCCGGAGCATCTTCCCCGGCGCGAACAGGCAAACGCTTTTGAGCGGATGCGGCGCGAGGCGCGTGCCGCGGCCCGGCTCGACCATCCCTCCGTCGTGAACGTGTACGACGTGGCGGTCGTGGACGACCGGCCGTGGATCGTGATGGAGCTGGTGAGGGGCCGTTCGCTGGGCGACGCGCTGCAGGAGGGCACGCTCGGGGCGCGGGAAGCGGCGAGAATCGGCCTCGACGTACTCGGCGCACTGGAGGCCGCGCACGCGGCGGGCATCCTGCACAGGGATGTGAAACCGGACAACGTCCTGCTCGGCCGGTACGGCAGGGTCGTCCTCACCGACTTCGGCATAGCCCAGATCGAGGGCGAGACCAGCCTGACCGACACCGGCGGCTTCGTCGGCTCGCCCGAGTACATCGCCCCCGAGCGGGTCCTCGGCCAGCGTCCCGGCCCGGCCTGCGACCTGTGGTCCCTCGGGGTGGTCCTGTACGCGGCGACGGAGGGCGTCTCGCCGTTCCGTCGCAGCAACACCCCCGCGACCCTCCAGTCCGTCCTCAACGCCACACCCGCACCGCCCGCCTCCGCGCACGGCCCGCTCGCCGACGCCGTCAACGGCCTCCTCCAGAAGGACCCGGCGCGCCGCCCGAACGCCGCGCAGGTCCGTGCGCTGCTGGAAGCCGCCGCCGACCCGCCCGCTCCCGAACCCACGCAGCCCGTGCGGCTCGCGCAGGACCCACCGCCCGCACGAGGTGTCCGGCTGGGCCGCAAGGGGTGGCTCGGGCTGGGGGCGGCGGTCGTCGCGGCCGCGGTGGGTGCGTATCTGCTGCTCGCGGATCCGTTCGCGGGGCCGCTGCCGGACGGCTGGACGAAGAAACACACCAAGGACGTGGCCGCGACACTGGCGGTGCCGAAGGAGTACCGGGCCACCCTGCCGGACCGGAAGACGGACAAGGGCCACTGGATCACGTACGCCGACTACAGCGGCAGCATCTGGATCGGCCTGAAGCTGGACCGCAGGGCCGAGGACACCTCCCACGCCATCGCGGGCTCCGCGGCCGCCGAGATGTACGCCGACGACGGCAAGTTCAAGGAGAGCGGGGACTACGACCTCAGCATGCCGGAGGCGCCGAAGACCCGCCCCGAGGACCAGACGTACCAAGGTGGGAAGGCCGCCAGGAACACCGTCACGTACGACACCACCGACAGCCAGAACCCGCGCCCGCGCGAACTCCAGCTCTTCTACTACCGCACCTCCACCGGAGACATGTACACGCTCACCGTCAGCTATCCCGGCAAGGGCGACTTCACCCAGCGGGGACGTGAAGTGGCGAGGGCGGCGATCGCGAACCTGGACGTGGACAAGCTCTGA